One genomic region from Blattabacterium cuenoti encodes:
- a CDS encoding UDP-N-acetylmuramoyl-L-alanyl-D-glutamate--2,6-diaminopimelate ligase, whose product MKKRLKDILKKVDVLKIIERNISKLIEGISMNSKIIQPNMIFVAKKGKITDGHEFIIEAIQNGANTIVCEKIPSFIHQHITYILVEDSMEALGIISSNFYDHPTKKIKLIGVTGTNGKTSVATILHQLFSKMGEKNILISTMGIKILSKIYTTTHTTPNIIEINKYLNLSIRKGCKYAFMEVSSHGIHQKRIAGLLFQGGIFTNITHDHLDYHESFDHYLSTKKFFFENLSKKAFALINSDDKNSYKIIKNILSKTYFYGFKKNANFKIQILKKSINGSQLLIDRHQIFTHLIGTFNVYNLLASYATAILLGKKKDDILKKIKNIKPIRGRFEQFVSNSGIRVIVDYAHNPNGLKTVLNTLKEIKKNDEKLICVVGCGGNRDIKKRPLMGKIVSETCDVSIFTSDNPREENMEKILVDMKNFKSYLNKEFILTFVNRKEAIQTAIQIAKKKDIVLIAGKGHETYQEIKGIRFPFDDMKVARDLLKTYDQLKCCCVKNEIR is encoded by the coding sequence ATGAAAAAGAGATTAAAAGATATTTTAAAAAAAGTAGATGTGTTAAAAATAATAGAAAGAAATATATCTAAATTGATAGAAGGAATTTCTATGAATTCTAAAATCATACAACCAAATATGATTTTTGTGGCTAAAAAAGGAAAAATAACAGATGGACATGAATTTATTATAGAAGCCATACAAAACGGGGCTAATACTATAGTTTGTGAAAAAATTCCTTCTTTTATTCATCAACATATTACCTATATACTTGTTGAAGATTCTATGGAGGCTTTAGGAATTATATCTTCCAATTTCTATGATCATCCTACAAAAAAAATAAAATTAATAGGAGTTACGGGGACAAATGGAAAAACCTCTGTAGCAACGATACTTCATCAATTATTTTCTAAAATGGGAGAGAAAAATATCCTAATTTCTACCATGGGGATCAAAATATTATCTAAAATATATACGACTACACATACAACTCCAAATATTATTGAAATCAATAAATATTTAAATCTATCAATCCGTAAAGGATGCAAATATGCTTTTATGGAAGTGAGTTCACATGGAATTCATCAAAAAAGAATTGCAGGATTATTATTTCAAGGAGGGATTTTTACTAATATAACACATGATCACTTAGATTATCATGAATCTTTTGATCATTATCTATCTACTAAAAAGTTTTTTTTTGAAAATTTATCTAAGAAAGCTTTTGCATTAATAAATTCAGATGATAAAAATTCGTATAAAATCATAAAAAATATTTTATCTAAAACCTATTTTTACGGTTTTAAAAAAAATGCAAATTTCAAAATTCAAATTTTGAAAAAAAGTATTAATGGAAGTCAATTACTTATTGATCGTCATCAAATTTTTACTCATTTAATCGGAACATTTAATGTTTACAATCTATTAGCCAGCTACGCTACAGCCATTTTGCTAGGGAAAAAGAAAGATGATATTCTGAAAAAAATAAAAAATATAAAACCTATCAGAGGGCGTTTTGAACAATTTGTATCCAATTCAGGAATTCGTGTCATTGTAGATTATGCTCATAATCCAAATGGATTAAAAACTGTTTTAAATACTCTTAAAGAAATCAAAAAAAATGATGAAAAACTAATTTGTGTTGTAGGTTGTGGAGGAAATAGAGATATAAAAAAACGTCCTTTAATGGGAAAAATTGTTTCTGAAACATGTGATGTATCTATTTTTACATCCGATAATCCTAGAGAAGAGAATATGGAAAAAATATTAGTTGATATGAAAAATTTTAAATCATATCTCAATAAAGAATTTATTTTAACTTTTGTAAACCGAAAAGAAGCTATTCAAACCGCAATTCAAATTGCGAAAAAAAAAGATATTGTTCTGATTGCTGGAAAAGGACATGAAACTTATCAAGAAATAAAAGGAATACGTTTTCCTTTTGATGATATGAAAGTAGCTCGAGATTTATTAAAAACTTATGATCAATTGAAATGTTGTTGTGTGAAAAATGAAATAAGATGA
- the mraY gene encoding phospho-N-acetylmuramoyl-pentapeptide-transferase, whose amino-acid sequence MIDHFFKYLIRIYFLININSVFFRAVIAFFLSFCLALVFYKKIIYWNYRKKNSIGEHIRNLGLIGQKEKEGTPTMGGIIMIFSTLISTILFSSLKNIYVLMLIMTTLCMGSIGFVDDYIKIKYNKKGLSIMGKILGQILLGLFIGSTMYFFNTNVSIQKIDSNFLVKKEHGFKTTLPIFSSHKNEFDYAYLLSWYNKKWKKYTWIVFIPMVIFIMTFLSNGANLTDGIDGLTAGISFIIFATLSLLSIISSNKIYSSHLHFIYIPHLDEITIFSFSFLGALISFLWYNTYPAQIFMGDTGSLTIGGVIATLAIINRKELILPILCGIFFIENISVIIQVLYFRYSKKKYGIGKKIFLMAPLHHHFQKLGYHENKIFNRFIIIQMILSMLVLILLII is encoded by the coding sequence ATGATTGATCATTTTTTTAAATACTTAATTCGTATCTATTTTTTGATTAATATCAATTCTGTTTTTTTCAGAGCTGTAATAGCTTTTTTTTTATCGTTTTGTTTAGCATTGGTTTTTTATAAAAAAATTATATACTGGAATTATAGAAAAAAAAATAGCATAGGAGAACATATACGAAATCTTGGACTCATTGGACAAAAAGAAAAAGAAGGAACTCCAACAATGGGAGGAATTATAATGATATTTTCCACATTAATTTCTACAATACTTTTCTCTTCTTTGAAGAATATATATGTACTTATGTTGATTATGACAACATTGTGTATGGGTAGTATTGGATTTGTAGATGATTATATTAAAATAAAATATAACAAAAAAGGACTTAGTATAATGGGAAAAATATTAGGTCAGATTCTATTAGGACTTTTTATTGGAAGCACTATGTATTTTTTTAATACAAATGTTTCTATTCAAAAAATAGATTCAAATTTTTTGGTTAAAAAAGAACATGGTTTCAAGACCACTCTTCCCATTTTTTCTAGTCATAAGAATGAATTTGATTATGCTTATCTTTTAAGTTGGTATAATAAAAAATGGAAAAAATATACTTGGATTGTTTTTATTCCTATGGTGATTTTCATTATGACATTTTTATCCAACGGAGCTAATTTAACCGATGGAATAGACGGATTAACAGCCGGAATTTCTTTTATTATTTTTGCTACTTTATCTTTATTATCTATCATATCAAGTAATAAAATATATTCATCCCATCTTCATTTTATATATATTCCTCATCTAGATGAAATAACCATATTCTCTTTTTCTTTTCTAGGAGCTTTAATAAGTTTTCTTTGGTACAATACCTATCCGGCTCAAATTTTCATGGGAGATACTGGAAGTCTAACTATAGGAGGAGTTATAGCGACTCTAGCTATTATAAACAGAAAAGAATTAATATTACCTATTTTATGTGGAATTTTTTTTATAGAAAATATTTCTGTCATAATACAAGTATTGTATTTTAGATATTCTAAAAAAAAATATGGAATAGGAAAAAAAATTTTTCTCATGGCTCCTTTGCATCATCATTTTCAAAAACTAGGATATCATGAAAATAAAATTTTCAATCGTTTTATCATTATACAAATGATACTTTCTATGTTAGTATTGATTTTATTAATTATATAA
- the murD gene encoding UDP-N-acetylmuramoyl-L-alanine--D-glutamate ligase gives MKKKLIVILGGGESGVGAALLAKKNGLKIFLSDSGILLKKYKRILIQNEIPFEEKGHTESIIIQKAIKIIKSPGISSKNSFIKRINFFGIPIQSELEFGKSYLNHSYVISITGSNGKTTTSSIIYQILKREGIDVGIAGNIGRSFSKEIIKKKNVYVLEVSSFQLDDCYSFRSDIAVLLNITKDHLNRYDDIESYMYSKFKIATLQKKEDIFIYNHDDPLIRKGLKKYPIFSNCIPFSIKKELDIGAYIKNNKIFIRNQKNQEICFFNVKDIPLIGDHNLYNIMASLMISEILNIKKESIIPMILKLKPIEHRMEKILKINGVQFINDSKATNVNAVFYALKSINGPVIWIAGGKDKGNDYIELIPLVKEKVKAIICLGMNNEKIINFFKNIIDIILETKSIQKAVYMAYILSFHGDNILLSPACSSFDLFKDYKERGNKFKKEVRKLFSEKI, from the coding sequence ATGAAAAAAAAATTAATAGTAATATTGGGTGGAGGAGAAAGTGGTGTAGGAGCCGCTTTATTAGCTAAAAAAAATGGATTAAAAATATTTTTGTCTGATTCAGGAATTCTTTTGAAGAAATACAAAAGAATTTTAATTCAAAATGAAATTCCTTTTGAGGAAAAAGGGCATACAGAAAGTATAATAATTCAAAAAGCTATCAAAATAATAAAAAGCCCTGGAATTTCTAGTAAAAATTCTTTTATAAAAAGAATTAATTTTTTTGGGATTCCCATTCAATCCGAATTAGAATTTGGAAAAAGTTATCTAAATCACTCCTATGTAATAAGTATAACAGGAAGTAATGGAAAAACAACGACCAGTTCCATAATTTATCAAATTCTTAAAAGAGAAGGAATTGATGTTGGAATAGCAGGAAATATTGGACGTAGTTTTTCTAAAGAAATTATAAAAAAAAAAAATGTTTATGTATTGGAAGTAAGTAGTTTTCAACTGGATGATTGTTACAGTTTTCGATCAGATATTGCAGTTTTATTAAATATTACAAAAGATCATTTAAATAGATATGATGATATTGAAAGTTACATGTATTCTAAATTTAAAATAGCAACTTTGCAAAAAAAAGAAGATATTTTCATTTATAATCATGATGATCCTCTCATAAGAAAGGGATTAAAAAAGTATCCTATTTTTTCTAACTGTATTCCTTTTTCTATAAAAAAAGAATTAGATATTGGCGCTTACATAAAAAATAACAAAATATTTATTCGAAATCAAAAAAATCAAGAAATCTGTTTTTTCAATGTGAAAGATATTCCTTTAATAGGAGATCATAATCTATATAATATTATGGCTTCATTAATGATATCCGAAATATTAAACATAAAAAAAGAATCAATAATTCCTATGATATTAAAATTAAAGCCTATAGAACATCGTATGGAAAAAATACTAAAAATCAATGGAGTTCAATTTATCAATGATTCTAAAGCCACAAATGTTAATGCTGTTTTTTATGCATTAAAAAGTATAAACGGACCTGTTATATGGATAGCAGGAGGAAAAGATAAAGGAAACGATTATATAGAATTAATTCCCTTAGTTAAAGAAAAAGTAAAAGCTATAATTTGTTTGGGAATGAATAATGAAAAAATTATAAATTTTTTTAAAAATATTATTGATATCATTTTGGAAACTAAAAGTATTCAAAAAGCTGTTTACATGGCTTACATATTGTCTTTTCATGGAGATAATATTTTGCTATCTCCTGCTTGTTCTAGTTTTGATCTTTTTAAAGATTATAAAGAAAGAGGAAATAAATTTAAAAAAGAAGTCAGAAAACTTTTTTCTGAAAAAATATGA
- a CDS encoding FtsW/RodA/SpoVE family cell cycle protein produces the protein MRKIDVFFNKYLKGDRYLWAFISLLAIFSFLPVYSASTNLVTTYGGTNTVFSYLLKHALFLLVGFCILFFTQFIDYKYFYRMSILSMPVVFILLVFTISQGKELDGVNASRWLHIPIINISFQTSSIAGLVLFIYCAKYLAKKKKERINFINSFFPLLFPIFFIIGLIFPANGSTAIIVFISVLILLFIGGYPLTGVMGILLMGVLFAGIYIYSVIKWGDKNPMNRVYTWKSRIEKFLDHESEESYQMKQSKTAIVLGNKFGRGPGKSVLKAFLPQSSSDFIYAIIIEEYGSVGGVILLFIYLLILLRIMVIATKVQNYFCSLLVLAVGLPIINQALINMGIAVGLFPVTGQTLPLISAGGTSMWVTFFSFGIILSVSRIIYDNSTNKIIIHNEQ, from the coding sequence ATGAGAAAAATAGATGTTTTTTTCAATAAATATCTAAAAGGAGATAGATATCTATGGGCTTTCATCTCTTTATTGGCTATATTTTCTTTTTTACCAGTATATTCCGCCAGTACTAATTTAGTGACTACATATGGAGGAACAAATACAGTTTTTAGTTATTTGTTAAAACATGCTCTTTTTTTGTTAGTTGGTTTTTGCATTCTTTTTTTCACTCAATTTATAGACTATAAATATTTTTATCGGATGTCTATACTTTCTATGCCTGTAGTGTTCATTTTATTAGTTTTTACTATTAGTCAAGGAAAAGAATTGGATGGGGTCAATGCTTCTCGTTGGTTGCACATTCCCATTATTAATATATCTTTTCAAACTTCCAGCATTGCTGGATTAGTTCTTTTTATTTATTGTGCTAAATATTTGGCTAAGAAAAAAAAAGAACGTATAAATTTTATAAACTCTTTTTTTCCCTTATTGTTTCCTATATTTTTTATTATTGGATTGATTTTCCCAGCTAATGGTTCTACTGCAATTATTGTTTTTATCTCCGTTTTAATTTTACTTTTTATAGGTGGATATCCATTAACAGGTGTTATGGGAATTTTATTGATGGGGGTTCTATTTGCAGGAATCTATATTTACTCTGTTATAAAATGGGGAGATAAAAATCCTATGAATAGAGTTTATACATGGAAAAGTCGTATAGAAAAATTTTTGGATCATGAATCTGAAGAAAGTTATCAAATGAAACAATCTAAAACGGCTATTGTTTTAGGAAATAAATTTGGTCGTGGACCTGGAAAAAGTGTTTTAAAGGCTTTTCTTCCACAATCTTCTTCTGATTTTATTTATGCTATTATAATAGAAGAATATGGATCTGTTGGAGGAGTAATTCTTTTATTTATTTATCTACTAATTTTACTTAGAATTATGGTAATAGCTACGAAGGTTCAAAATTATTTTTGCTCTTTATTGGTATTAGCTGTTGGGTTACCTATTATTAATCAAGCACTCATTAATATGGGAATAGCTGTTGGTTTATTTCCAGTCACAGGACAAACTTTACCACTAATTAGTGCTGGAGGGACTTCCATGTGGGTTACTTTTTTTAGTTTTGGGATCATATTAAGTGTTAGTCGAATTATATATGATAATTCAACTAATAAAATTATAATTCATAATGAACAATAA
- the murG gene encoding undecaprenyldiphospho-muramoylpentapeptide beta-N-acetylglucosaminyltransferase, with protein MNNNISPRIIIGSGGTGGHIYPGIAIADELKKQIPETNILFIGSKNHMEMKEIPKFGYSIEGICISGGKDKFFSVEGFILSIQLIYSFFLVNKIIKKFSPDIVVGTGGFVSFPTLYAAKKNKIPILIQEQNSFPGLTNRIFSRYAHKVCVAYEQAKKYFPKEKTIITGNPVRSGIFQLPSKEKACIHLGLKVERPIILSIGGSQGSNSMNNAWIKGLKKLIKLDMQLIWQVGKLDIHRIKKNKMSHHSNFILMDFIENIPICYAAADLIVSRAGALTISEICLIGKPYILIPFPWSSDDHQNRNAKILEEKEAALIIKNEEIEQKLVDSTIQLVNDSSMKKKMSRNILQLGKPKATNDIVYEILQIIL; from the coding sequence ATGAACAATAATATTTCACCCAGAATAATTATTGGGAGTGGAGGGACCGGTGGACACATCTATCCGGGAATAGCTATTGCAGACGAACTTAAAAAACAAATTCCAGAAACCAATATTTTGTTTATTGGATCTAAAAATCATATGGAAATGAAAGAAATTCCTAAGTTTGGATATTCTATTGAAGGAATTTGTATTTCAGGAGGAAAAGATAAATTTTTTTCTGTAGAAGGTTTTATTTTATCTATACAATTGATATATAGTTTTTTCTTGGTAAATAAAATTATCAAAAAATTTTCTCCAGACATAGTTGTTGGAACAGGTGGATTTGTAAGTTTTCCTACTTTATATGCTGCAAAAAAAAATAAAATACCTATTCTTATTCAAGAACAGAACTCTTTTCCTGGATTAACTAATAGAATATTTTCTCGTTATGCTCATAAGGTATGTGTTGCTTATGAGCAAGCTAAGAAATATTTTCCAAAAGAAAAAACCATAATAACTGGAAATCCAGTTAGATCTGGAATCTTTCAATTACCTAGTAAAGAAAAAGCTTGTATTCATTTAGGATTAAAAGTAGAAAGACCTATTATTTTATCTATAGGAGGGAGTCAAGGTTCCAATAGTATGAATAATGCTTGGATAAAAGGGTTAAAAAAACTAATAAAATTAGATATGCAACTTATTTGGCAAGTTGGTAAATTAGATATTCACAGAATAAAAAAAAATAAAATGTCTCATCATTCTAATTTTATTTTAATGGATTTTATTGAAAATATACCGATATGTTATGCTGCTGCAGATCTTATTGTATCTAGAGCTGGAGCTTTAACTATATCAGAAATATGTTTAATAGGAAAACCATACATATTAATTCCTTTTCCTTGGTCTTCCGATGATCATCAAAATAGAAATGCTAAAATATTAGAAGAAAAAGAGGCTGCTTTAATCATTAAAAATGAGGAAATAGAGCAAAAATTAGTCGATTCAACTATACAATTAGTGAATGATTCCAGTATGAAAAAAAAAATGAGTAGAAATATCCTGCAATTAGGAAAACCTAAAGCTACAAATGATATTGTCTATGAGATTTTACAAATTATTTTATGA
- the murC gene encoding UDP-N-acetylmuramate--L-alanine ligase has product MNLNQVDFFYFLGIGGMGMSSLARYFHAMGKTVCGHDQRRTFLTKKLEKEGISINYHDSIEILPKWVLSKQCLIVYTPAIPNHHQQWIYLKKYGKNIKKRSQVLSLITENEICIAIGGTHGKTTTCTLLGHILYSAGIHVTAFLGGISENYQSNIILNGTKIFLVEADEFDRSFLYLSPNIACVTSFDQDHVDTYPKKETLKKAYLAFLKRIKKPYKKIFLCQEESFPSINAIYYSVIEKANYYSNHFSRKKNKWYFDFHTPTGTWKSLPLPIPGIHNLKNVTAALAISDYLKINKEKVRKALFLFKGIKRRYSIHYQSKKKIYIDDYAHHPTEINALIHTVKESFPNKKILGVFQPHLFSRTKFFEESFARSLEHLDILILLDIYPAREFPMNGINSNSLLEKIKMSSKEISTLSKVLEKIKEKQKHFDIILTIGAGDIDTLIIPIKKWLYKQYG; this is encoded by the coding sequence ATGAACTTAAATCAAGTTGATTTTTTTTATTTTCTAGGAATAGGAGGAATGGGGATGAGTTCCCTTGCTAGATATTTTCATGCTATGGGAAAAACAGTTTGTGGTCATGATCAAAGAAGAACTTTTTTGACTAAAAAATTAGAAAAAGAGGGAATATCCATCAATTATCATGATTCTATAGAAATATTACCTAAATGGGTACTGTCTAAACAATGTTTGATTGTGTATACTCCAGCCATTCCTAATCATCATCAACAATGGATCTATTTAAAAAAATATGGAAAAAATATAAAAAAACGTTCTCAGGTATTGTCCTTGATCACAGAAAATGAAATTTGTATAGCCATAGGAGGGACACATGGAAAAACAACCACTTGTACCTTGTTAGGACATATTTTATATAGTGCAGGAATTCATGTTACTGCTTTTTTAGGAGGAATATCTGAGAATTATCAATCTAACATAATATTGAATGGAACTAAAATTTTTTTGGTAGAAGCAGACGAATTTGATCGTTCTTTTTTATATTTATCCCCTAATATAGCATGTGTTACGTCTTTTGACCAGGATCATGTGGATACTTATCCAAAAAAAGAGACTTTGAAAAAGGCTTATCTAGCTTTTTTAAAAAGAATAAAAAAACCATATAAAAAAATATTTCTTTGTCAAGAAGAGTCTTTTCCATCAATAAACGCAATTTATTATTCAGTGATAGAAAAAGCAAATTATTATTCGAATCATTTTTCTAGAAAAAAAAATAAATGGTATTTTGATTTTCATACTCCTACAGGAACATGGAAATCTTTGCCATTACCTATTCCAGGCATACACAATTTAAAAAACGTAACAGCAGCATTAGCTATATCTGACTATCTAAAAATTAATAAAGAAAAAGTAAGAAAAGCTTTGTTTCTATTTAAAGGAATCAAAAGAAGATACTCCATACATTATCAATCCAAAAAGAAAATATATATAGATGATTATGCACATCATCCTACAGAAATAAATGCTTTGATTCATACTGTTAAAGAGTCTTTTCCAAATAAAAAAATATTGGGTGTTTTTCAACCTCATTTATTTAGTAGAACTAAATTTTTTGAAGAATCTTTTGCGAGAAGTTTAGAACATCTTGATATTTTAATCTTATTAGATATTTATCCAGCTAGAGAATTTCCCATGAATGGAATTAATTCGAATAGTTTATTAGAAAAAATAAAAATGAGTTCTAAAGAAATATCGACCTTATCCAAAGTTTTAGAAAAAATTAAAGAAAAACAGAAACATTTTGATATTATTCTTACAATAGGAGCTGGTGATATAGATACCTTAATTATTCCTATAAAAAAATGGTTGTATAAACAATATGGATAA
- a CDS encoding cell division protein FtsQ/DivIB: MVFLFYFSQKTHQNRNLKKFNIVIDPLSKDHFVNEEIIKNILFYKIEKIEKKIGQLCILRMEKKLNNYPFVKRSEVFLSVDGTLNIKIWQKEPILRIKNGNQEYYLTKDAEVLELSPFYSSKVILAKGPFSKKEKKYLADLVKFINSDELLKNQIISIKKNDHNSFILIPKIGNHHIILGNIKDFKNKLNKLKAFYKQYLNKIDTNQYKYIDLQYKDQVVAKKR; this comes from the coding sequence ATGGTCTTTCTTTTTTATTTTTCTCAAAAAACACATCAAAACAGAAACTTAAAAAAGTTCAATATCGTCATTGATCCCTTATCTAAAGATCATTTTGTAAATGAAGAAATCATTAAAAATATTCTATTTTATAAAATAGAAAAAATTGAAAAAAAAATCGGTCAATTATGTATATTGAGAATGGAAAAAAAATTAAATAATTATCCTTTTGTAAAAAGATCTGAAGTGTTTCTTAGTGTAGATGGAACCCTAAATATAAAAATTTGGCAGAAAGAACCCATTTTAAGAATAAAAAATGGGAATCAAGAATATTATCTGACCAAAGATGCAGAAGTTTTAGAACTTTCTCCTTTTTATTCGTCAAAAGTTATTTTAGCAAAAGGACCTTTTTCAAAAAAAGAAAAAAAATATTTAGCTGACTTGGTCAAATTTATAAACTCTGATGAACTACTCAAAAACCAAATCATTAGCATCAAAAAAAATGATCATAACTCATTTATTTTAATCCCCAAAATAGGAAATCATCATATTATATTAGGAAATATCAAGGATTTTAAAAATAAATTGAATAAATTAAAAGCTTTTTATAAGCAGTACCTAAATAAAATAGATACTAATCAATATAAATATATTGATTTGCAATATAAAGACCAAGTAGTCGCAAAAAAAAGATAA
- the ftsA gene encoding cell division protein FtsA → MEYQDIAIGLDVGTTKIVAMVGRRNEYNKIEILGIGRSKSIGVHRGVVNNITQTIEAIREAVSEAEHSSGLKIKEVIVGIAGQHIRSLQHNDYITRLDFENVINQKDIQKLIDQVHKLVMLPGEEIIHVLPQEYKVDSQAEIGEPIGMYGSRLEANFHVVVGQISSIRNIGRCVKAAGLNLAGMTLEPLASAEAVLSTEEREAGVALVDIGGGTTDIAIFKDNIIRHTAVIPFGGNVITENIKTDCLIIERQAELLKIKFGSAWPGENKETEIVCIPGLRGREPKEISLKHLSQIIHKRGCEILEQVNLEIKNYGNEEQKKRLIAGLVMTGGGSQLKHIRPLTEYITGMDVRIGYSNEHIAGGENGLISNPEYATSIGLVIKGLDDKKKYLCATDMGHKHDENHTSEFISTKFYNKNRKLNYEENSDHSKKKNKTKSKSFLEIWADKFRQILNDTE, encoded by the coding sequence ATGGAATATCAAGATATAGCTATAGGTCTTGATGTGGGGACCACAAAGATTGTAGCTATGGTAGGAAGGAGAAATGAATATAATAAAATTGAGATCTTAGGCATAGGTAGATCTAAAAGTATAGGGGTGCATAGAGGGGTTGTCAACAATATAACTCAAACAATTGAAGCTATTCGTGAAGCCGTATCTGAAGCAGAACATAGTTCTGGTTTAAAAATAAAAGAAGTTATTGTTGGAATAGCAGGGCAACATATTAGAAGTCTACAACATAATGATTATATTACTAGATTAGATTTTGAAAATGTAATCAATCAAAAAGATATACAAAAATTAATAGATCAAGTTCATAAATTGGTGATGCTTCCAGGAGAAGAAATAATTCATGTCCTTCCACAAGAATATAAAGTCGATAGCCAAGCAGAAATAGGAGAACCAATAGGTATGTATGGAAGTCGTTTAGAAGCAAATTTTCATGTAGTGGTAGGACAAATTTCTTCTATTCGTAATATTGGAAGATGTGTCAAAGCAGCAGGATTGAATTTAGCTGGAATGACTTTAGAACCTTTAGCCTCTGCAGAAGCTGTATTAAGCACCGAAGAAAGAGAAGCTGGTGTAGCCTTAGTGGATATAGGAGGAGGGACCACTGATATTGCTATATTTAAAGATAACATTATTCGTCACACTGCTGTCATCCCTTTCGGAGGAAATGTTATTACTGAAAATATTAAAACAGATTGTTTGATTATTGAACGACAAGCAGAATTACTAAAAATCAAATTTGGATCTGCATGGCCTGGAGAAAATAAAGAGACAGAAATTGTTTGTATTCCTGGATTAAGAGGTCGTGAACCTAAAGAAATTTCTTTGAAACATCTTTCTCAAATTATCCATAAACGAGGATGTGAAATTTTGGAACAAGTCAATCTAGAAATCAAAAATTATGGAAATGAAGAACAAAAGAAAAGACTGATTGCAGGATTAGTTATGACAGGAGGTGGTTCTCAATTAAAACATATTCGTCCTTTAACGGAATATATTACTGGAATGGATGTCCGTATAGGTTATTCTAATGAACATATTGCAGGAGGAGAAAACGGTCTTATAAGCAATCCAGAATATGCAACGTCTATAGGTTTAGTCATTAAAGGACTTGATGATAAAAAAAAATATCTTTGTGCAACAGATATGGGACATAAACATGATGAAAATCACACTTCTGAATTTATTTCTACAAAATTTTATAATAAAAACCGGAAATTAAATTATGAAGAGAATTCGGATCATTCAAAGAAAAAAAATAAAACAAAATCAAAATCTTTTCTTGAAATTTGGGCAGATAAATTCCGTCAAATATTGAATGACACAGAATAA